The following are encoded together in the Lepidochelys kempii isolate rLepKem1 chromosome 7, rLepKem1.hap2, whole genome shotgun sequence genome:
- the TUT1 gene encoding speckle targeted PIP5K1A-regulated poly(A) polymerase, whose amino-acid sequence MEPDVESLPRGGFRCRLCHVTAANQPSLQDHLQGKKHQRLESLRAKRQDQELRSVFVSGFHKGTSASELSEYFQAFGDVASVVMDKDKGVYAIVELQDQEVMEKVLAQPEHCLGGQRLRVKPREKKEFKYMPPKKQGSAHREQLSPEKLVQALCQADDVDSQMSQLVQLFELSESERRLRHLLVTLFQEVFSEFFPGCAILPFGSSVNGFDIHGCDLDLFLDLEKTKTFQASAKGPQGAQAEEEAGPDSDSEDSILSDIDLTTATVPEVLELVAAVLRKCVPGVHSVQAVPSARRPVVKFCHKDSGLLGDISINNRLALCNTRFLQLCTEADERVRPLVYALRYWAKQQALAGNPFGGGPLLNNYALTLLVLFFLQTRSPPVLPTLAQLRELTGDGDQAIVDGWDCSFPQDTSRLEPSTNTESLCSLLAEFFRVFGDHDFAGCVISLKEGRALPLPSFLLSEVGAKLKLGPFNVQDPFELSHNVAANVNEKIALRFQHCCRDGAKYCRSLQYQRKSSKGKAWGLVRLFQPGVPEAGELGPDGLLITIPFTLMALSPGSRQQLCQARDFRRCWFDKVCAAVTFVLKDVLKCSCTGPAGEPLGQEPTEQGGGEQPIVGSKHPRSDEGGSLAVSPAKKKPRAEGPAPEEEESVSWSCAVWHRVWMGRRRIRRQLRHLGSPQPDAEQEAGSLEVEEKVSEAIIQQEGDSMGSEPLLRFTACAQVGSGQEDTRTLLCFTPDPQQGLLFQDFYHFLQGFLPRMVERYVGRAARGRQ is encoded by the exons ATGGAGCCGGATGTGGAGTCGCTGCCCCGCGGAGGCTTCCGTTGCCGCCTCTGTCATGTGACTGCGGCCAACC agcccagcctgcaAGATCATCTGCAGGGGAAGAAGCACCAGCGGCTGGAGAGCTTGCGTGCCAAGCGGCAAGACCAGGAGCTTCGCAGTGTCTTTGTCAGTGGCTTCCACAAGGGTACGTCAGCCTCCGAGCTGAGTGAATACTTCCAGGCCTTCGGGGACGTGGCCAGTGTGGTGATGGATAAAGACAAG GGTGTATATGCTATTGTGGAGCTACAGGACCAGGAGGTGATGGAGAAGGTGCTGGCTCAGCCTGAACATTGCCTGGGGGGGCAGCGGCTGCGGGTGAAGCCCCGGGAGAAGAAGGAATTCAAGTACATGCCTCCCAAGAAGCAGGGATCTGCACATCGTGAACAACTGAGTCCTGAAAAGCTGGTCCAGGCCCTGTGCCAGGCTGATGAT gtGGATTCCCAGATGTCACAGCTGGTGCAGCTGTTTGAGCTCTCCGAGAGTGAGAGGCGGCTGCGACACCTACTGGTCACCCTGTTCCAGGAGGTTTTCTCAGAGTTCTTCCCTG GATGCGCCATCCTTCCCTTTGGTTCGTCGGTGAATGGATTTGACATCCATGGCTGTGACCTGGATTTGTTCCTGGACCTGgagaaaacaaaaaccttccagGCATCTGCAAAGGGACCCCAGGGGGCACAG GCcgaggaggaggcagggccagacTCTGACTCAGAGGACTCCATCCTGAGTGACATTGATCTGACAACAGCGACAGTGCCCGAGGTGCTGGAGCTGGTGGCAGCTGTGCTACGGAAGTGCGTACCAGGTGTACACAGTGTCCAGGCAGTGCCCAGTGCCCGCCGCCCTGTCGTCAAGTTTTGCCACAAGGACTCCGGGCTGCTGGGAGATATCTCCATCAACAACAG GCTGGCGCTCTGCAACACACGCTTCCTACAGCTCTGTACAGAGGCTGATGAGCGGGTGCGGCCCCTGGTCTATGCACTGCGCTACTGGGCCAAGCAGCAGGCCCTGGCGG GAAACCCCTTTGGAGGTGGCCCCCTCCTCAACAACTACGCACTGACCCTGCTGGTGCTGTTCTTCCTGCAGACGCGCAGCCCCCCGGTCTTGCCCACACTGGCCCAGCTCAGGGAGCTGACAG GTGATGGGGATCAGGCTATTGTGGACGGCTGGGATTGCAGCTTCCCCCAGGACACGTCACGGCTGGAGCCCAGCACCAACACGGAGAGTCTGT GTTCCCTCCTGGCCGAATTCTTCCGTGTCTTTGGGGACCATGACTTTGCTGGCTGCGTGATCTCGCTGAAAGAGGGCCGggcactgcccctccccagcttcctgctCTCGGAGGTGGGTGCCAAGCTCAAGTTGGGCCCCTTCAACGTGCAGGACCCCTTCGAGCTGAGCCACAACGTGGCAGCCAACGTCAATGAGAAGATAGCGCTGCGGTTCCAGCACTGCTGCCGGGACGGGGCCAAGTACTGCCGCAGCCTGCAGTACCAGCGCAAATCCAGCAAGGGCAAGGCCTGGGGGCTCGTGCGGCTCTTCCAGCCAGGCGTGccggaggctggggagctgggccccGATGGGCTCCTCATCACCATCCCTTTCACGCTGATGGCACTCTCCCCTGGGAGCCGGCAGCAGTTGTGCCAGGCTAGGGACTTCCGGCGCTGCTGGTTTGACAAGGTGTGCGCCGCCGTCACCTTTGTGCTGAAGGATGTGCTGAAGTGCAGCTGCACGGGGCCTGCAGGAGAGCCCCTGGGGCAGGAGCCCACAGAGCAGGGTGGAGGTGAGCAGCCTATAGTGGGGTCTAAGCACCCCCGGTCTGATGAGGGAGGAAGCTTGGCTGTCTCCCCAGCCAAGAAGAAGCCGAGAGCAGAGGGCCCAGCGCCCGAGGAGGAGGAGAGCGTGAGCTGGAGCTGTGCTGTGTGGCATCGTGTCTGGATGGGCCGGCGTCGCATCCGGCGCCAGCTCCGACACCTGGGCAGCCCACAGCCAGACGCAGAGCAGGAGGCTGGCTCCCtggaggtggaggagaaggtgtCAGAGGCCATAATCCAGCAGGAGGGAGACTCCATGGGGTCAGAGCCGCTGCTGAGGTTCACAGCCTGTGCCCAGGTGGGCAGTGGCCAGGAGGACACACGGACCCTCCTGTGCTTCACCCCAGACCCCCAGCAGGGCCTCCTGTTCCAGGACTTCTATCATTTTCTACAGGGCTTTCTGCCCAGAATGGTGGAGCGGTATGTGGGCAGAGCAGCCAGGGGTAGGCAGTGA